A single Bacillota bacterium DNA region contains:
- a CDS encoding DNA-formamidopyrimidine glycosylase family protein: MPELPEVETIRRTLAARLVGREIARIEVRHPHFLVGVEAGAFARLYTGARVEALDRRGKYLLVRFAGERPGWLLHLRMTGRLIFRADEPDPAGDLADPHLHMLAGLAGGGRLCFRDVRKFARLYLLSREAEERAGREPG; this comes from the coding sequence TTGCCCGAACTGCCCGAGGTGGAGACGATCCGCCGGACGCTGGCGGCGCGCCTGGTCGGCAGGGAGATCGCCCGGATCGAGGTCCGGCACCCGCACTTCCTGGTCGGGGTGGAGGCGGGGGCGTTCGCCCGGCTCTACACGGGAGCGCGGGTGGAGGCGCTGGACCGGCGGGGCAAGTACCTGCTCGTCCGCTTCGCCGGGGAGCGGCCCGGCTGGCTCCTCCACCTGCGCATGACCGGCCGCCTCATCTTCCGGGCGGACGAGCCCGACCCCGCGGGCGACCTCGCCGATCCGCACCTTCACATGCTCGCCGGGCTGGCGGGCGGCGGGCGGCTCTGCTTCCGCGACGTGAGGAAGTTCGCGCGCCTCTACCTGCTCTCCCGGGAGGCGGAGGAGCGGGCCGGCCGGGAGCCCGG